The nucleotide sequence CTGAATTCACGTTGTCTTGGATTTTGCGCTGGAACAAGATGCTGCCCTTCTGGGAAACCGCTTACAAGCAATCTCCCGACAGTTTCCCGCTGCGCGGCAACAACAAGTTCGCCCATATCGGCAACATCAACAAGACAATCGGAATCATCGGCGCTTCCAAGGTTGGCCGACACCTTCTGCAACTTTTGCAAAGCTTCGATATGGAATGCCTTCTCGCCGATCCATTCGTCTCGGCGTCTGACATCGCCAAGCTCGGCGCAAGCAAGGTCGAACTGTCCGAGCTTCTTGAACGTAGCGATATCGTTTCGCTTAACGCCCCGCTGCTGAAAGAAACCCGCGGGATGATCGGCACGGCGGAACTTGCCCGCATGAAAGATGGCGCCTTGTTGATCAACACGGCGCGCGGGCCGATGATAGATCATGACGCGTTGCTGCGCGAACTCCAATCGGAGCGTCTCAGCGCCGTTCTGGACGTGACGGACCCGGAGCCCCTGCCAGATGACTCGCCCTTCCTTGCTCTCGACAACGTATTCTTGACCCCGCATGTTGCCGGATCGCTTGGCACCGAAATCCACCGTATGACCGATAGTGTCAT is from Qingshengfaniella alkalisoli and encodes:
- a CDS encoding hydroxyacid dehydrogenase; its protein translation is MTKIAILMPESTYQRQITPAHLRDLEAIADDTVRHFSDIESLQIDPEMAQAEVVITGWGSSRFSAACLDRLPNLRLIAHGAGTLRFLIDPVLLEHGIRVTSSAAANAIPVAEFTLSWILRWNKMLPFWETAYKQSPDSFPLRGNNKFAHIGNINKTIGIIGASKVGRHLLQLLQSFDMECLLADPFVSASDIAKLGASKVELSELLERSDIVSLNAPLLKETRGMIGTAELARMKDGALLINTARGPMIDHDALLRELQSERLSAVLDVTDPEPLPDDSPFLALDNVFLTPHVAGSLGTEIHRMTDSVISEIKLFLDKGELRHEVRLENWATAA